A region of the Planctomycetia bacterium genome:
CGCGGATTTCGAGGAATGCGCGGAATTCGTGAATAGTTCTTGAATCATTGCCGAACAATTGCCATACTATGCGGCACAGAGAGAGGCCAGCAGGTTCGTTCGAATCATCCACCCTGGGCTGACACCCCGTCTCGTCCAGGCGCGCGCTGGGGCCGTGTCTTTCGTACTCATTTCTGACTCTCATTTTAGTGCTGCCGTTCGGAGCAGTCGAAGGAGCCGCGTCATGCGACGACGTAGAGCGTCCGGCTTTACGCTGGTGGAATTATTGGTGGTGATCGCCATCATCGGTATCTTGATCGCCCTGTTGTTACCGGCCCTGCAAATCGCCCGCGAAGCCGCGCGGCGTGCGCAATGCACGAACAACATCAAGCAATTGACCTTGGGCTGCCATACGTTTATGGCCACCCAGAACTCGTTCCCGCCTGGCGTGCCGATTTGCCAGACGAAACCGAACTGGGGTGCGCAATACGGTACTCAAGCGGCAGCCCCTGGCGGCCTGTGGTGCGCCGGTCCCAACTGGGCCATGAACATCCTGGGCCAGATCGAACAGCCGGCGTTGCACAAGTTCACGCTCAAATGCATGAACACGGAGTGGAGCGCCTGTGACGACTGCGAGCATATGGAAGGTGCCGTTGGCACGGAAACACCCACGGCGTTCCTATGCCCTACGTCGGAGCGCGCGGTGCAGAGGACCTCGGCCGCCTCGAACGGGTTGGCTTTGGAGAATTTGTCGAAAGGGAACTACGTCGCAAACTTTGGCAAATTCACCTACGGCTCGTTCCTTGTTCCAACCGAAGCAGGTGCGTTCCAGCCCGAGCCGATTTTCGCCATGAAAGAGCGCTGGTTCACCAGC
Encoded here:
- a CDS encoding DUF1559 domain-containing protein — encoded protein: MRRRRASGFTLVELLVVIAIIGILIALLLPALQIAREAARRAQCTNNIKQLTLGCHTFMATQNSFPPGVPICQTKPNWGAQYGTQAAAPGGLWCAGPNWAMNILGQIEQPALHKFTLKCMNTEWSACDDCEHMEGAVGTETPTAFLCPTSERAVQRTSAASNGLALENLSKGNYVANFGKFTYGSFLVPTEAGAFQPEPIFAMKERWFTSAQGESTADDVSGNGIPKMGYGVGRKTSHFKDGTSNTMFISEIVPYDAPTLGQHDLRGVWVAPAMGASSFSAKFPPNNEGLDVMGACAYPSGGRTGSAYNGDFLFCKKSSSLNADQSACSPRSRHSGGVVCSMADSSVRFINDSVDILVFQAMASRSGREPGATSGE